In one Zobellia galactanivorans genomic region, the following are encoded:
- a CDS encoding alpha/beta fold hydrolase → MRSTKVHVYFMPGMAANPSIFKHIRLPEDIFEQHLLEWFVPERDMSLSDYAKKMNEYVLHDNAVLVGVSFGGMLAQEMARFKSFRKVVLVSSVKEASELPKRMIFAKYTKVHKLLPTGLVNNIELLAKYAFGETVTKRLALYEEYLSIRDKYYIDWSIDQIVNWKPVEPIPNLVHIHGDKDAVFPIEKIKHCITVKSGTHTMIIHRARWFNEHLPTIILE, encoded by the coding sequence ATGCGCAGTACTAAGGTTCATGTCTATTTTATGCCGGGAATGGCGGCTAACCCTTCCATTTTTAAGCATATCCGCTTACCTGAAGATATCTTTGAGCAACATCTGCTTGAATGGTTCGTACCCGAACGGGATATGTCACTTTCCGACTATGCCAAAAAAATGAACGAATATGTGCTTCATGATAATGCGGTTTTGGTCGGTGTATCTTTTGGGGGGATGCTCGCACAAGAAATGGCACGGTTCAAATCCTTTAGGAAGGTTGTGTTGGTATCAAGTGTAAAAGAGGCCTCAGAGCTGCCGAAGCGCATGATATTCGCTAAGTATACAAAGGTGCATAAACTTTTGCCCACAGGACTTGTCAACAATATTGAGCTTCTGGCGAAGTACGCTTTCGGGGAGACGGTAACCAAGCGGTTGGCGCTCTATGAAGAATACCTTTCCATTCGTGACAAATATTATATCGACTGGTCTATTGATCAAATCGTCAATTGGAAACCGGTCGAGCCCATACCTAACCTCGTTCATATTCATGGTGATAAAGATGCTGTTTTTCCTATTGAAAAAATAAAGCATTGTATTACCGTAAAAAGTGGCACGCATACGATGATCATTCACAGGGCTCGGTGGTTTAATGAGCATCTGCCCACAATTATTTTGGAATAA
- a CDS encoding GNAT family N-acetyltransferase — MNEVEIIDNSFLRQFETKVEGHLAKIEYSSQERKVFLTKLVVPEEITKEGFKEDFIKSVLHHIQEQNQRVVPTSPQIAGFLRKNRQYKEMLPVGIRI; from the coding sequence ATGAATGAAGTAGAAATTATTGACAACAGTTTCTTGCGCCAATTCGAAACCAAGGTTGAAGGTCATTTAGCCAAGATCGAATATTCTTCGCAAGAACGCAAAGTATTTCTAACAAAATTAGTAGTGCCTGAAGAAATCACTAAAGAAGGTTTCAAAGAAGATTTTATCAAATCCGTTCTTCACCACATTCAAGAGCAAAATCAGAGAGTGGTTCCTACAAGTCCTCAAATTGCCGGTTTCTTACGTAAAAACAGACAATATAAAGAGATGTTACCTGTAGGTATTAGAATCTAA
- the mtaB gene encoding tRNA (N(6)-L-threonylcarbamoyladenosine(37)-C(2))-methylthiotransferase MtaB, which translates to MKKKVAFYTLGCKLNFSETSTIARGFQDEGFERVDFAESADMYVINTCSVTENADKRFKTIVKQAQKVNPDAFVAAIGCYAQLKPEELAAVDGVDLVLGATEKFKITDYINDLTKNDFGEVHSCEIHEADFYVGSYAIGDRTRAFLKVQDGCDYKCTYCTIPLARGISRSDTLQNVLDNAAEISAKGIKEIVLTGVNIGDYGKGEFGNKKHEHTFLDLVKALDRVEGIHRLRISSIEPNLLKNETIDFVSQSDSFVPHFHIPLQSGSDAILKLMRRRYMSDLYVDRVRKIKEVMPHACIGVDVIVGFPGETDEHFLETYHFLNELDISYLHVFTYSERDNTAAADMAGVVPKQVRNKRSKMLRGLSVKKRRAFYESQLGRTHQVLFEGENKEGYIHGFTANYVKVKSPWNPELVNTLHEVVLTDIDTDGLVRFEFAKSTAEV; encoded by the coding sequence ATGAAAAAGAAAGTTGCTTTTTATACATTGGGCTGTAAACTCAATTTTTCCGAAACTTCAACCATTGCCAGAGGATTTCAGGATGAGGGTTTCGAACGTGTAGATTTTGCCGAATCGGCCGATATGTATGTGATTAATACGTGTTCGGTGACTGAAAACGCGGACAAAAGGTTCAAGACCATTGTAAAACAGGCCCAGAAAGTAAACCCTGATGCCTTTGTGGCGGCTATCGGCTGCTATGCGCAGTTGAAACCGGAAGAATTGGCCGCTGTAGATGGTGTGGACTTGGTGTTGGGGGCTACCGAAAAATTTAAGATTACCGACTATATCAACGACCTTACCAAAAACGATTTTGGCGAAGTGCACTCCTGTGAGATCCACGAAGCCGATTTTTATGTGGGTAGCTATGCTATCGGAGACCGTACACGTGCTTTTTTAAAGGTACAGGACGGATGTGACTATAAGTGTACCTATTGCACGATTCCCTTGGCTAGGGGCATCTCTAGAAGCGATACCTTGCAGAACGTCTTGGACAATGCGGCTGAAATATCGGCAAAAGGCATTAAGGAAATTGTACTGACCGGCGTGAATATCGGAGACTACGGTAAAGGGGAGTTTGGTAACAAGAAGCATGAGCATACGTTTTTAGACTTGGTAAAGGCCTTGGATAGGGTAGAGGGCATACATCGTTTGCGAATATCCTCTATTGAGCCGAACCTGCTAAAGAATGAAACTATAGACTTTGTATCGCAGAGCGACTCCTTCGTGCCTCATTTTCATATTCCCTTACAAAGTGGGAGCGATGCTATTTTAAAGCTGATGCGCCGCAGGTATATGAGCGACCTATATGTAGATAGGGTCAGAAAGATCAAGGAGGTTATGCCGCATGCGTGTATCGGTGTCGATGTTATTGTCGGGTTTCCGGGGGAAACCGACGAACACTTTCTTGAAACTTACCATTTTCTGAACGAGCTGGATATATCGTATTTGCACGTTTTTACCTATTCCGAACGCGATAATACGGCTGCGGCCGATATGGCCGGCGTTGTACCGAAACAGGTAAGGAACAAGCGTAGTAAGATGTTACGTGGACTTTCGGTTAAGAAACGAAGGGCTTTTTATGAAAGTCAGTTGGGGCGCACGCATCAGGTATTGTTCGAAGGAGAGAACAAAGAAGGATACATTCATGGTTTTACGGCCAACTACGTCAAGGTAAAATCGCCGTGGAACCCAGAATTGGTAAATACCCTTCACGAGGTAGTCTTGACCGATATAGATACCGATGGCCTGGTGCGTTTTGAGTTCGCTAAAAGTACAGCGGAAGTATAA
- a CDS encoding GlmU family protein yields MNYILFDGRVRENLLPFTFTRPVADIRIGILTIREKWEKYLGNTTTTITEEYLSEKYPMVEMEENVLINASFLPNEKLVGLIQDLKENEAIFKGEEVIAFFTKETQEEVDFASYRHIDFEDDVIQVVNTWDIFSKNGEALQADFDLITAGRKSAPIPKSNTLIHPERIFMEEGAQVEHSILNATDGPIYLGKDSQVWEGNLIRGAFALCNNAVVKMGAKIYGATTIGPYGKVCGEISNSVIFGYSSKGHEGYLGNAVLGEWCNIGADSNNSNLKNNYAKVRLWNYASESFEQTGLQFCGLMMGDHSKTAINTMFNTGTVIGVNCNIYVPGFPRNFVPSFSWGGASGFSTYSTTKAFDAAKVMMARRNVEFDDKEARILEHVFELTKKWRNY; encoded by the coding sequence ATGAACTATATACTTTTTGATGGTAGGGTAAGGGAAAACCTGCTGCCGTTTACTTTTACAAGGCCGGTTGCCGATATACGGATAGGAATATTGACCATACGTGAAAAATGGGAAAAGTATCTTGGCAATACCACTACCACGATTACCGAAGAGTATCTATCGGAAAAGTATCCGATGGTCGAGATGGAAGAGAACGTATTGATCAATGCCTCTTTTCTTCCCAATGAAAAGTTGGTCGGCCTGATTCAAGACCTAAAGGAGAACGAGGCTATTTTTAAAGGGGAGGAAGTCATAGCTTTTTTTACCAAGGAAACACAGGAAGAGGTAGATTTTGCGTCGTACCGGCATATCGATTTTGAAGATGATGTCATACAGGTGGTAAATACCTGGGATATCTTCTCGAAAAACGGGGAAGCCCTGCAGGCCGATTTTGATTTGATTACCGCAGGAAGAAAAAGTGCACCTATACCGAAGAGCAATACCCTGATTCACCCAGAGCGTATCTTTATGGAGGAAGGGGCACAGGTAGAGCACAGTATTTTAAATGCCACGGACGGCCCCATTTATTTGGGTAAAGATTCACAGGTGTGGGAAGGTAATTTGATTCGGGGTGCTTTTGCACTGTGCAATAATGCCGTGGTGAAAATGGGGGCCAAGATTTATGGTGCAACAACAATAGGCCCGTACGGAAAGGTGTGCGGCGAAATCAGCAACTCGGTAATTTTTGGCTACTCAAGTAAGGGCCATGAGGGTTATTTGGGTAATGCGGTATTGGGGGAGTGGTGTAATATTGGAGCCGATTCGAACAACTCGAACCTTAAGAACAATTACGCTAAGGTCCGTTTATGGAATTACGCCTCTGAAAGTTTTGAACAGACCGGATTGCAATTTTGCGGCCTGATGATGGGGGATCATAGTAAAACGGCCATAAACACAATGTTCAATACCGGTACGGTAATCGGGGTGAACTGTAATATTTACGTACCAGGATTTCCTCGTAATTTTGTGCCAAGTTTCAGTTGGGGCGGGGCTTCGGGCTTTTCTACCTATAGTACGACCAAAGCTTTCGATGCGGCCAAAGTGATGATGGCGAGAAGAAATGTGGAGTTCGATGATAAGGAGGCCCGTATTTTGGAGCACGTCTTTGAGTTGACTAAAAAATGGCGTAACTATTAA
- a CDS encoding type B 50S ribosomal protein L31 yields the protein MKKGIHPENYRLVAFKDMSNDEVFLTKSTANTKETLEVDGVEYPLVKLEISRTSHPFYTGKAKFLDTAGRIDKFKSKYEKFKKKPAAAKEEKADKEEK from the coding sequence ATGAAAAAAGGAATACACCCAGAAAATTATAGATTAGTCGCTTTTAAAGACATGTCAAATGACGAGGTTTTTTTGACTAAATCTACCGCAAACACCAAAGAAACATTAGAAGTTGACGGTGTTGAATACCCTTTGGTAAAATTGGAAATCTCTAGAACATCTCACCCTTTCTATACTGGTAAGGCTAAATTCTTGGATACTGCCGGACGTATTGATAAGTTCAAAAGTAAATACGAGAAGTTCAAGAAGAAACCTGCTGCAGCCAAAGAAGAAAAAGCTGATAAAGAAGAAAAGTAA
- a CDS encoding DUF4199 domain-containing protein — protein sequence MEEIQAKTGKFALNHGLIVGVIGIAFAIMLYTMDMHYERGIAVQGTQTLILIAGIVLGVYQFRKANSGFLTISEALKVGAGVALIAAIMGLLYFYVFSNFVEPDFMDHMYEIGKQQALENNPKLTEEQLNQGIEMQKQFAWMNYPIILIMNILIGLVVGLVVGLILKKDKPTY from the coding sequence ATGGAAGAAATCCAAGCAAAAACAGGAAAGTTTGCCCTTAATCATGGTCTAATAGTAGGTGTTATTGGTATAGCCTTCGCTATTATGCTTTACACTATGGATATGCACTATGAGCGTGGCATCGCCGTTCAAGGTACCCAAACATTGATTTTGATAGCAGGTATCGTATTGGGCGTCTATCAGTTCAGGAAAGCCAATTCAGGCTTTTTAACCATCTCGGAAGCTTTAAAGGTAGGGGCCGGCGTTGCCCTTATAGCCGCAATTATGGGACTACTCTATTTTTATGTTTTTTCAAATTTTGTAGAGCCCGATTTTATGGACCATATGTACGAGATCGGAAAACAACAGGCTTTGGAAAACAACCCGAAGCTGACCGAGGAACAGCTTAACCAAGGTATCGAGATGCAAAAACAGTTCGCTTGGATGAACTACCCTATCATTCTGATCATGAACATTCTCATTGGTTTGGTCGTAGGCCTTGTGGTGGGTCTTATTTTAAAGAAAGACAAACCCACGTATTAG
- a CDS encoding glycosyltransferase family 2 protein: protein MDLSIIIPLLNEEESLKELHDWIVKVMRSNQFTYEILFIDDGSTDGSWKTITELSHSNPNVKGIRFNTNFGKSQALHAGFKAAKGNVVITMDADLQDNPEEIPELYRLIKEDKFDLVSGWKKKRYDSVLFKNMPSKLFNWAARQTSGVKLHDFNCGLKAFDQKVIKSIEVSGEMHRYIPVLAKNAGYGNIGEKIVKHQARKYGKTKFGMERFINGFLDLLTIWFVSKFGRQPMHLFGALGVLMFIIGFGFAIYLGIDKLFINPYGRLITDRPQFFIALTAMIIGTQLFLAGFLGEILIRSRKNETRYTISEEIYPEQKANEYSS, encoded by the coding sequence ATGGATCTATCCATAATAATACCCTTACTTAACGAAGAAGAATCTTTAAAAGAACTCCATGATTGGATCGTAAAAGTCATGCGCTCCAATCAATTCACCTATGAGATTCTTTTTATTGACGATGGCAGTACCGATGGCTCTTGGAAGACCATTACGGAGCTCTCCCATTCGAACCCTAACGTAAAGGGCATACGGTTCAATACGAATTTCGGAAAATCACAGGCGCTTCACGCCGGTTTTAAAGCGGCCAAAGGCAATGTGGTCATAACTATGGATGCCGACCTGCAAGACAATCCTGAAGAAATTCCCGAACTGTACCGATTGATAAAAGAAGACAAGTTCGATTTGGTATCGGGCTGGAAGAAGAAACGATATGATTCGGTACTCTTCAAGAATATGCCTTCCAAACTGTTCAACTGGGCAGCTAGACAAACCTCAGGCGTAAAGTTGCACGATTTCAATTGCGGTTTAAAGGCTTTTGACCAAAAAGTCATCAAAAGCATTGAGGTTTCGGGCGAAATGCACCGCTATATTCCGGTTTTGGCAAAAAATGCAGGCTATGGCAACATAGGCGAAAAAATAGTTAAGCATCAGGCCCGAAAATACGGCAAGACCAAATTTGGCATGGAACGCTTTATAAACGGTTTTTTAGACCTCTTGACCATATGGTTCGTCTCTAAATTCGGACGCCAGCCCATGCATTTGTTCGGGGCCTTGGGCGTTCTTATGTTCATTATAGGTTTCGGCTTCGCCATTTACCTCGGTATCGATAAACTTTTTATCAACCCGTACGGTCGGCTCATTACCGATCGCCCCCAATTTTTTATTGCACTTACCGCAATGATAATTGGCACCCAGTTATTTTTGGCTGGATTTTTAGGCGAAATTTTAATAAGATCACGAAAAAACGAGACGCGTTATACCATTTCCGAAGAAATATACCCAGAGCAAAAAGCAAATGAATATTCTTCGTAA
- a CDS encoding phospho-sugar mutase, producing MDAILNTAKSWLTDFFDPEVKKEVQNLIDNDTDELKDRFYKHMEFGTGGMRGVMGVGTNRINKYTLGKSTQGLSNYLKKTYTDEDIKVVIAFDCRHNSDTLARTVAEVLSANGIKVFLFSELRTTPELSFAVRHLGCHAGIVLTASHNPPEYNGYKVYWTDGGQIVPPQDGEIIAEINSLSFEDINFEANNALIELIDKDVDEAFIKESVANGNFNAAGKDDFKIVFTSLHGTSITAIPEVLKRAGYKNVTIIEEQAKPDGNFPTVKSPNPEEPEALSMAVAKAEEIGADMVVGTDPDSDRLGIAVRNLDGKMEIVNGNQAMILMTKFLLEQQRRKGFKGNEFIATTIVSTPMMEAMAKAYGVEFKTALTGFKWIGKMIKDFPESNFIGGGEESFGYMVGDFVRDKDAVTSTLLACEIAAQAKADGSSFYKKLIDCYVDYGFYKEKLISITKKGMSGAEEIKQMLKDFKENPVSSVAGSKVKWIEDYNTSIAKNVLTGEEKTIDIPKSNVLIYETEDGTRIAARPSGTEPKVKFYISTNTKLEKAEDFKKVSKELDDKIQNILTELNLG from the coding sequence ATGGACGCCATTCTAAATACCGCCAAATCTTGGTTGACCGATTTTTTTGACCCAGAAGTAAAAAAAGAGGTCCAAAACCTAATCGACAACGATACCGATGAACTGAAAGACCGTTTTTACAAGCATATGGAATTCGGAACCGGTGGTATGCGCGGAGTTATGGGAGTCGGCACCAACAGAATAAACAAATACACCTTGGGGAAAAGCACCCAGGGCCTAAGCAACTACTTAAAAAAGACCTATACCGACGAAGATATCAAAGTGGTTATTGCCTTCGATTGCCGTCACAATAGCGACACCTTGGCAAGAACCGTGGCAGAAGTACTTTCGGCAAACGGTATCAAGGTCTTCCTTTTTTCGGAACTTCGCACAACCCCCGAACTTTCGTTTGCCGTTAGGCATTTAGGCTGCCATGCAGGCATCGTTTTGACCGCATCGCACAACCCGCCCGAATACAACGGTTACAAGGTATATTGGACCGATGGGGGGCAAATTGTGCCGCCACAGGACGGCGAGATAATTGCCGAAATCAATTCCCTTTCTTTTGAGGACATCAATTTTGAGGCAAACAATGCGCTCATTGAGCTTATAGATAAAGACGTAGACGAGGCTTTCATTAAGGAATCCGTTGCCAACGGAAATTTTAACGCTGCCGGTAAAGACGATTTTAAAATTGTTTTTACTTCGCTTCACGGTACATCTATCACCGCTATTCCCGAAGTCTTAAAAAGGGCCGGTTATAAGAACGTGACCATAATAGAGGAACAGGCCAAGCCCGACGGAAACTTCCCTACCGTAAAATCACCGAACCCTGAAGAGCCGGAAGCACTGTCTATGGCCGTTGCCAAAGCGGAAGAAATCGGTGCGGACATGGTAGTAGGTACGGACCCCGATAGCGACCGTTTAGGTATAGCGGTTCGAAACCTTGACGGAAAAATGGAAATCGTCAACGGCAACCAAGCCATGATCTTGATGACCAAGTTCCTCTTGGAACAACAAAGACGAAAAGGCTTTAAGGGCAATGAATTTATAGCCACCACCATTGTTTCCACCCCTATGATGGAAGCCATGGCCAAAGCATATGGCGTAGAGTTCAAGACTGCCCTGACCGGTTTTAAATGGATCGGAAAAATGATAAAAGATTTCCCCGAGTCGAATTTTATCGGTGGCGGTGAAGAAAGCTTTGGTTATATGGTAGGCGATTTTGTACGTGACAAAGATGCCGTTACCTCTACCCTATTGGCATGTGAGATTGCTGCTCAAGCCAAAGCGGATGGAAGCTCTTTTTACAAAAAATTGATCGACTGTTATGTTGATTACGGTTTCTACAAAGAGAAGCTGATCTCCATTACCAAAAAAGGGATGAGCGGTGCCGAGGAAATCAAACAAATGCTGAAGGATTTCAAGGAAAACCCTGTTTCTTCCGTGGCCGGTTCAAAGGTAAAATGGATCGAAGATTACAACACTTCCATCGCCAAGAACGTACTTACAGGTGAAGAAAAGACAATCGACATTCCAAAATCGAACGTACTGATCTACGAAACCGAAGATGGCACACGTATTGCCGCAAGACCAAGTGGAACCGAACCTAAGGTAAAGTTTTATATCAGCACGAATACGAAATTGGAAAAAGCGGAAGATTTCAAAAAAGTCTCAAAAGAATTGGATGATAAAATCCAAAACATTCTTACAGAGCTTAATCTCGGTTAA
- a CDS encoding ABC transporter ATP-binding protein, with product MEYFKKILRFAKPYSKYGYLNIFFNILYALFSALSFAALIPMLDVLFKPENRVLQEPVYTGMGSLKDYLQAYINFRVNEYSGDDEMKGLILVIGLVLVLFLLKNFFNYLAMYFITFLRNGVLKDIRNKMYKKIVELPISFYSEKRKGDVIARITSDVLEIQHSFLSVLELIVREPLTILFTIIIMFGISTKLTIFVFVFIPIAGTIISRIGKSLKKKSDRVQKEQGEFLSIVEETLGGLRVIKAFNSESYFSRVFEKSTNRFFRFSNSLLNRQNLASPTGEFLGILVIGVLLWFGGKMVLVDKTLDPSSFIAYMGLAYNILTPAKAISKASYGVKKGNAAAERVLEILETENPIVDKIDAVNKPSFDSGITLEDISFKYEDEYVLKNFNLSVPKGDTVALVGQSGSGKSTIANLITRFYDVNEGSILIDGHNIKDISKKSLRGLMGLVTQDSILFNDTVAHNIALGKENATQEEIIEAAKIANAHEFIVELPNGYDTNIGDSGNKLSGGQKQRLSIARAVLKNPPIMILDEATSALDTESERLVQDALEKMMRNRTSIVIAHRLSTIQNANTIVVLQKGVIVEQGSHDELLAKNGTYKKLVQMQSLG from the coding sequence ATGGAATATTTCAAAAAAATCCTTCGTTTTGCAAAGCCTTATAGCAAATACGGATATCTAAATATTTTTTTTAACATCCTCTACGCATTGTTCAGTGCCCTTTCGTTTGCGGCACTGATTCCAATGCTCGATGTCTTGTTCAAGCCTGAAAACAGGGTTTTGCAAGAACCTGTGTACACAGGTATGGGCAGTTTAAAGGATTATCTTCAGGCCTACATCAATTTCAGGGTTAATGAATATTCCGGTGATGACGAGATGAAAGGACTGATATTGGTCATTGGCCTGGTACTCGTGCTTTTCCTTCTAAAGAATTTTTTCAATTATTTGGCCATGTACTTCATTACCTTTCTAAGGAACGGCGTACTGAAAGACATTCGCAACAAGATGTACAAAAAAATTGTTGAGCTGCCCATCTCTTTTTATTCCGAAAAAAGAAAGGGTGATGTTATTGCCCGTATCACCTCAGACGTTCTTGAGATTCAACATTCCTTTCTTTCGGTCTTGGAACTGATCGTACGAGAACCCTTGACCATATTGTTTACCATCATTATCATGTTTGGTATCAGCACCAAGCTGACCATTTTTGTTTTTGTATTCATACCTATTGCGGGCACCATCATCTCAAGGATCGGTAAATCGTTAAAGAAAAAATCGGACCGCGTACAAAAAGAACAAGGCGAATTCCTTTCCATTGTTGAGGAAACCTTGGGCGGACTCCGTGTGATAAAGGCTTTTAACTCGGAATCTTATTTTTCACGTGTTTTCGAAAAATCGACCAACAGGTTCTTTCGCTTTTCAAACTCTCTTTTAAACCGACAAAACCTAGCCTCGCCCACCGGTGAATTTTTGGGTATTTTGGTCATAGGCGTACTCCTATGGTTCGGTGGAAAGATGGTCTTGGTCGACAAAACCTTAGACCCCTCTTCATTCATTGCCTATATGGGACTGGCTTATAACATCTTGACGCCCGCAAAAGCCATCAGTAAAGCTTCCTATGGCGTAAAGAAAGGGAATGCCGCCGCTGAAAGGGTCTTAGAGATATTAGAGACCGAAAACCCAATTGTAGACAAAATCGATGCCGTAAACAAACCTAGTTTTGACAGCGGTATAACCCTTGAGGATATTTCCTTTAAATATGAAGATGAATACGTACTCAAAAACTTCAACCTTTCCGTTCCCAAAGGCGACACGGTAGCCTTGGTAGGGCAGTCAGGAAGTGGCAAAAGTACCATCGCCAATCTCATTACCCGGTTCTACGATGTGAACGAAGGTTCCATTTTAATCGATGGGCACAACATCAAGGACATCTCTAAAAAATCATTACGTGGCCTTATGGGCCTCGTTACCCAAGATTCCATTTTATTCAATGATACGGTAGCCCACAATATTGCTTTAGGGAAGGAAAACGCTACCCAAGAAGAGATCATTGAAGCGGCAAAAATCGCCAATGCCCACGAATTTATTGTCGAGCTTCCCAATGGCTACGACACCAATATAGGCGATAGCGGAAACAAGTTGAGTGGCGGGCAAAAGCAACGCCTATCCATTGCCAGGGCCGTACTGAAGAATCCGCCCATCATGATACTCGACGAGGCCACCTCGGCCCTCGATACCGAGAGCGAACGCTTGGTACAAGATGCGCTCGAAAAAATGATGCGCAACAGAACATCCATAGTGATTGCCCATAGGTTATCGACCATTCAAAATGCCAATACCATCGTCGTACTTCAAAAAGGCGTAATCGTAGAACAAGGCTCACACGACGAGCTTCTTGCAAAGAATGGCACCTATAAAAAACTGGTGCAAATGCAATCTTTGGGCTAG